The region GAGGTGATCCTGAGCGAGACACCGGGCAAGCACCATGCCTACTCGATCCGCTCGGTGATCCCGGTACGCGATCACCGGGCCGACGTGTGGTTCACGCAGGCCGATGGTCGCACCGAGATCCGTTGGACGACCTCGTTCCGCCCGCCGCTGCCCGGCACCGGCATGTTGTTGCGCCGGTCGCTGCAGTTCGCCGTGGGCCGGTTGGCCAAGGCGTTGGTGGCAGCGGCGGAGAAACCGGATCATCCGAGCAGGTGACCGCATCGGGTCCGTTGGGCGCACTCAGAACCGTCACAATGCCGAGGCTACGACGCGCCCGACCTTTCGTCAACATAGGTGTTGACGATGCTGATGCGGCGTCACTCCCCCGTGCGACAGAGAGCCCCAGGGCCCGGAAACCCAGCCACGCAAGGAGACACGCCGCATCTTCTGTCGTGTGG is a window of Sporichthyaceae bacterium DNA encoding:
- a CDS encoding SRPBCC family protein, giving the protein MDEQRSDDRQQFELRLTSTASAERLFALLSDAPGWPKWFPAARRAEWATDSGTDRVRLVGVGPLAVREVILSETPGKHHAYSIRSVIPVRDHRADVWFTQADGRTEIRWTTSFRPPLPGTGMLLRRSLQFAVGRLAKALVAAAEKPDHPSR